The window ACGTCCGCAACAGACGGAGGAACCCATGCGAGATCTACGGAGAATCCGGGTCCTGGCGACAGCCGCCGCAGTCGTCGCGCTGCTCACCGCCGCCGCGTCCCCGGCGCGGGCGGACACCACGCTGGAGGTGAGACCGGGTCTCAGCCCGTTCTTCTCCGACGGCAAGAACGGCAGCGGACCCCGGGAGTACGTGACCCGCAACCTGAGCACGGAGGCCCGCAACCAGTACCTGCGCAGCTGCAGGTCGGGCTACTCCTGCTACGCCGTGGGAGAGGGCGACGGTCAGCACACCTTCTTCGAGCTCTACTACTGCGACAATCGGAGTGTCACGAACTTCCTGGGCCGCGGCGCCGCCGTCAACCACCAGACGGACGAGGCGGTCGCGTACCTCCGCGACAGAGAAAGCGTGACGAGACAGGAGATCGACCCGGACAACATCCCGGTCTCCGTCGACTGGAACCCGATCTGGTACATCCACCCGTGCTGACCCGGTGAACGGGCCCGCGCCGTCGTGATCCCGGGGGCGACGGCGCGGGCCCGCGGTCGTGCGCGCACCTCTCCCCCGGGTGCGCCCACCGGCGGCCGGACGGCGGCTACCCCGGCACCCCGAGCACGTGCGTGCTGCCGGTGCGTGCCGGCCACGGCAGCGCCGCGCGGTCGAGCTTTCCGTTGGCGGTGGCGGGGAAGCCGTCCACGAACACCACCGCGGCCGGCACCATGTAGTCCGGCAGCGCGGCGGCCACGTGCCGGCGCAGCTCCCGTACGGTCGGACGGCAGCCGGGGGCCGGCACGACGTAGACCACCAGGGCGCGCTCGCCGTCGCGGTCCGGCCGGGCCAGCGCCACCACGTCCTTCACCCCGGCGTGCCCGCGCAGGCGGTGCTCGACCTCGGCCAGCTCCACCCGGGCGCCCCGGATCTTGACCTGCCCGTCGACCCGGCCGAGGAAGGTCAGCACCCCGTCGGAGCCGAAGCTCGCCCGGTCGCCGGTGCGGTAGAGCCGGCCGCGTGGGTCGGGCCCGAGCGTGTCCGGGACGAACCGCTGCCGGGTCAGCTCCGGCTGGCGGTGGTAGCCGAGGGCGAGGACGTCGCCGCCGATGAGCAGGTCGCCCGGCACCCCTACCGGGCACGGCCGCAGGTCCTCGTCGACCACCCAGTACTGCGCGTTGTCGATCGGTCGCCCGTACGGGATGCTCCGCCAGGCCGGGTCGACCGCGCCGACCTCGAACCAGTTCGACCAGACGGTCGCCTCGGTCGCGCCGCCGAGGCTGACGATCGTCGCCCCGGTGAAGACCGACCGCACCTCGTCCGGCAACGTCAACGGCGTGTAGTCGCCGCTGAGGTAGACCAGCCGCAGGTGCCCGGTCCCTGCGGCGCCCCGGTGCCCGCCGAGCAGCGGCGCGAGGTGGGCCAGCGTGGTCGGCGCCGAGTTCCAGTACGTCACCGGCTCCCGCAGCAGCACGTCGAGCAGCAGTTCCGGGTCGCACCGCTGCGCGTCGTCGGCGACGTAGACGCCCGCCCCGTACGCGGGCAGGCCGAGCAGGTCGAAGACGGACAGGTCGAAACCGAGCGAGGTGACCGACAGGCCCAGGTCGTGCGGGCCGAAGCCGTGCGTGCGGCGGCACCAGGCGAAGAGGTTGTGCAGCGACCGGTGCGCCACGGCGACGCCGTTGGGCCGGCCGGTGCTGCCGGAGGTGAAGACCACGTAGGCGGTGGAGTCCGCGCCGGTGCCGGGCTCCGGGCTCCGCAGCTCGCGGTGGTCCGGGACCGGGGCGTCGGCGGGCACCGTGCGTACCTGCGGCGGCGCCGGCCAGCCGTCCTCGCCCGCCGTGCCGACCAGCAGCCGCACACCGGCCTCGGCCAGTAGGGTGTGCGCGCGTTCGGCCGGGAGCGCCGGCTCGACCGGCACGTAGCAGCCGCCCGCCTTCAGCACCCCGTACACGGCGACCGCCAGCAGCGGGCCGCGCGGCACCCGGATGCCCACCGGCGTCTCGGGTCCAACGCCCTGGTCGCGCAGCGCCCAGGCCAGCCGGTTGGCGAGCCGGTCCAGCTCGGCGAAGCTGAGCGCGCCGCCGGCCCAGCGCACCGCCACGGCGTGCGGGCGGAGCCGGGCCTGCTCCTCGAACAGCCGGTGCACCGGGCCGTCCGCGGCGTACGCGCGGGCGGTGGCGTTCCACGCCCGCTGCTGCGCGGCCGGGTCGGATGCGGCAGGTCGGGGCACGGCCGGGTCGGTCGACGGGCGGCCCGGCGTGGTGGTCATCGGCTGCCGGCCAGCACGGCGCTGATCACGTCGGTCAGGTGCACCAGGAGCGGCGGCTTCATGATTCCGATGTGGTCCCCCGGCACCCGGTGCAGCTCGATCCCGCCGCCGATCAGCTCCTCCCAGCGTTCGAGGTAGTCGGCGAACGTCTGGCCGGAGGACACCACGTGCTGGCCGTTGGCGAGCGCGTCGCTGGCGATGAGGTGCAGCTTGCCGGCGTAGCGGGGGTTCGGGTACTCGATGAGCGCCTGCAACGATTCCCGCCAGACCCGGACCATCCGCGGCCAGGCGGCGCCGACGCCGCGCTCGGGCAGCGCCATGCCTTCCTTCTCGTCGATGTCGTTGGCCACCCGCTCGTAGAGGTCCATGATCTCGGCGCGCCGCTCGGGCGTGTCCGCCTCCGGCCCGCCCCGGTCGATCTCCAGCACCAGCTTCTCCAGCCGGCGCACGAAGCCCATCTGCTCGTAGAACTTCGGCCGGGTCTGCGCGTCCAGCACCGGGTCGAGGAGCATGAAGGTCACCTCCTCACCGGCGTCCAGCAGCAGGGTGGCGAGCTCCGCCGCGATCGTGCTGCCACCGCACCAGCTGAACAGCCGGTACGGCCCGTGCGGCTGGGCGGCCCGCAGCTCGTCGAAGTGCCGGCGGGCCATCTCGGCGGCGGTGGGGATCGTGGCGTGGTCGCCGTGCGGCTTCGGCCACTCGAACGCGGCCAGTGGTAGCTGCGGGTCCAGGTACGGCAGGAAGCGCTGGAACCAGTGGGCGCTGCCGCCGCCGGGGTGGATGCAGAACAGCGGCGTGGCGCTGCCGCGCCGCAGCCACAGCAGCGCCCGGTTGCGGCTGCCGGGCGCGGCCGGTGCCTCGGGGCCGCCGACCGCGCCGTCGGTGATCGCGGCGGCCAGCCGCGCGACGGTCTGGTGCTCCAGGAAGGCCCGGAACGTCAGCTCCACGCCGTGCGACTCCCGCAACAGCGAGATGACCCGCATCATCGCCATCGAGTGCCCGCCGAGGTCGAAGAAGTCGTCGTCGATGCCGACCCGGTCCAGCCGCAGCACCTGCGCCCAGGCGTCGGCGATGGTCTGCTCCAGCGGCGTGCGCGGCGCCACCGGCGCGATCTGCGCGGCGGCGGGCTTCGGCTCCGCCGCGATCAACGCGGCGCGGTCGACCTTGCCCGAGGCGGTGACCGGGAACTGCCCGACGACGTGGCAGCGGGTCGGCACCATGTGCGCCGGCAGCTGGCGGCGTACGTGCTCGCGCAGCTCGGCCGGCGACGGGGCGGCGCCGCAGCTGCCGGCGGTGAGCCGGACGAACGCCACGAGCGTCGCCTCCTCGGTGCCCGCCGCGGCGACGGCGACGGCCGCGGCCGCGACGCTCGGGTGCGCCTCCAGCGCGTGCTCGACCTCGCCGAGCTCGATGCGGAAGCCGCGGACACTGACCTGCTGGTCGCCGCGCCCGTGGAAGCGCAGCGAGTCGTCGGCGGCGCGGGAGACCACGTCGCCGGTGCGGTACATCCGGCTGCCGGGCGGCCCGAACGGGTCCGGGACGAACCGGTCGGCGGTCAGCGCCGGCCGGCCGAGGTAGCCGCGGGCCAGGCCCGCGCCGGCGACGTGCAGCTCGCCGCGCACCCCGGCGGGCAGCGGCCGGCCGTCGGCGTCCAGGACGTGGCACCGCACGTTCGCCAGCGGGGTGCCGATCGACGGCATCCGGTCCGGCGAGCCGGGGGCGACCGGCGCGTACGTGGCGGCGACGCACGCCTCGGTGGGGCCGTAGAGGTTGACGAACGCGGCGTGCCGCGCCCACCGGTCGGCCTGCCCGGCGGGGCACGCCTCGCCGCCGACCAGGGTGACCCGCAGCCGCGGGAAGTCCGCCGGGTCCAGTCGGCTCAGCATCGACGGCGGCAGGAACAGGTGGGTCAGCGTGGCCGCCTCGGCGCGCAGGTCGCCCGGGTCGCGGTCGGGCTCGGGCAGCACCAGCTCGGCGCCGGCGGTGAGCGCGGCGACCAGCTCGGACACCGACGCGTCGAAGCCCACCGAGAAGAACTGGAGCATCCGGTCGCCCGGCCGGACGTCGAAGACCTCCTGCTGGGCGTGCCGGAGGTTGAGCAGCGCCCGGTGCGGCACGGCGACCCCCTTGGGCCGCCCGGTCGAGCCGGACGTGTAGGTGACGTACGCCAGGTCGTCCGGCGCCACCGTCACCTCCGGCGCGGTGACCGGCATGTCGAGCTGGGCGGACTCGTCGGTCACGTCGACCGTCGGCACGCCCGCTGGGCCGGCCTGGACGAGGCCGGCCGGCAGCCGCCCGGCGGCGAGCAGCACCGCGGCTGCCGTGTCGTCGAGCATGAACCGCAGCCGTTCGACCGGGTACGCCGGATCCAGCGGCAGGAACGCGCCGCCCGCCTTCAGCACGGCCAGTACGCAGACGGCGAGGTCGGGCGTCCGCGGCAGGCAGATGCCGACGACCGTGCCCGGGCCGACGCCGAGCGCGCGCAGCCGGTGCGCCAGCCGGTTCGCGCGTAGCTCCAGCTCGGCGTAGTAGACCTTGACGACGCCCTGCCGCAGCGCGACGGCGGTGGGCGCGGAGCGGGCCTGCCGCTCGATCAGCCGGTGCACCGGCTCATCGGTGGGGAACGCCCGGTCGGTGCGGTTCGGGTCGACGAGCACCCGCTCGCGGTCGGCCGGCGCCAGCGTCACGGTCCGCGGCGACGGCGACGGCGACGGCGACACAGCCGGGGTGGCGTCGGGACCGGCGCCGGGGTCGCGGGCGGCACCGGGCCCGGCCGCGCTGGCGGCCATCGACGCCAGCACCTGCCGGTAGGTCCGGCCGACCAGCTCCAGGTACGGCCGGCCGATCCTGCTCGGCCGGCCGAGCAGGCGCAGGTGGCCGGGGAACGACACCGCGGAGAACGGCTGCTCGCTCGGGCTGAAGTCGGCCTCCAGGTCGATGCCGGCGCTCCAGTCGAGCATGTGGAAGTCCAGGTACGTGAAGCTGACGTCGACAAGCGCCGAGGCGTGCCGGCCGTCGCGCCGCATCGCGGCCATCGGGTAGCGCCGGTGCGGCCACATTCGCGCCTCCCGCGCGAAGACCGCCCGCACCAGCTCCGGCCAGCTCGCGGCGGTCAGGTCGGCGGGGAACGGCACCGTGTTCAGGTACATGCCGATCACCTCGTCGCCGCGCAGCCGCTCCGGCCGGCCGTTGCCGACCAGCCCGGTGAAGAAGCGCTGCCGCCCGGTGACCACGCCCCACGCCGTGAGGTGGGCGGCGTGCAGCACACTCTTCAGCGACGCCCCCGCGTCGGCCGCGAGCCGGCGCAGCGCAGGCTCCAGGTCGGCGTACTCGACGACGACCTGGTCCGGCGCGTCGTCGGCGCCGGCCGGCCCCTCGGCCCCGTCCGCCTGACCGCCCCACTCGGCCGGGATCTCCAGCTTGTCGGCGGCCGTGATCGTGGCCGTCCAGAAGTCCCGGTCGGCCGCCGAGCGCAGCGACTCCTGCTCGGCCGCGACGAAGTCGGCGAACCGGACGGCCGGCAGCGGCGCCGGCCGGGGCACGCCGCCCCGGCGCAGCGTCCGGTAGTACCCGAGCAGCTCGGCGATCACCGACGTGTGGCTCCAGCCGTCGAGGATCGCATGACACTCGACGTGGGTGAGCCACCACTCGCGCTCGCCGGTCTGGTGCACCGTGTAGCGCAGCAGCGGCGGCACGGCCAGGTCGAACGGCGCGGCACGCTGGGCGAGCAGGAATTCGTCGAGGACCTGGCGCCGCTCGGCCGGCGGCAGGTCCCGCAGGTCGTCCAGGTCCACCGGCAGCTCGGCGGTGCGGTGCACCAGTTGCAGCGGCCGCGTGTAGCCGGCGAGCGCGAACGAGGTGCGCAGGATCTCGTGCCGCCGCACCAGCAGTGCCGCGGCAGCCTGCAGGTCCGCCAGGTCGAACGGCGTCTCGTCCTCGATCCGGTAGCAGCTGACGTTCACGTAGACCGGCCGCTGCGCGGCCAGCATCTCGTACACCATTCCGGCCTGGATCTCGCCCATCGGGTACGCGTCGACCAGGCCCGGCGGCAGCAGCGCGCGGTCGGCCTCGGACAGCAGCGCGAACGGCGCCACGACCGGCTGCTCGGTCACCTCGGCCGGCTGCTCCGGCGCCCGGGCGCCGACCAGTTCGGCCAGCTCGGCCACCGTGGCGTGGCTGAACAGGTCGTGCACCGACACCGGCAGGCCGGCCGCCCGCAGCGCCCCGACGGCGCGGATGGCCCGGATCGAGTCGCCGCCGTGCGCGAAGAACGCGTCGTGCCGGCCCACCGCGTCGACGCCGAGCGCGTCGGCCACGGCGCGCGCGATCGTCCGCTCCAGCGGGGTGCGTGGCGCTTCCGCCGCCGGCGGAGCGCCGCTGGGCGGCGCGGGCAGCGCGCGATGATCGACCTTGCCGGCGGCGGTCAGCGGCAGCGCGTCGAGCACCACCCACCGCGCGGGCACCAGCTGGCGGGGCAGCCTGGCCCGGGCGTACGCGGCGACGCCGTCCCGGTCGACCGCCGGCCCGACCTGCCCGGCACCGGCCTCGGCGGCCGGGCCGACGAGGTACGCGACGAGCCGGTCGTCGTGCACGGTGACCACGGCGGCGGCGACGTCCGGGTGCGCGGTGAGCACCGCCTCGACCTCGCCCGGCTCGATCCGGTGACCGTGCAGCTTCACCTGCCGGTCCAGCCGGCCCAGGTACTCGATCGTCCCGTCGGCGCGGTGCCGGGCCAGGTCGCCGGTGCGGTAGAGCCGGTCCCCCGGCCGCGTGCCGAACGGGTCCGGCACGAACCGGTCGGCCGTGTGCGCGGGGCGGCCCAGGTAGCCGCGGGCGAGCTGGACGCCGGCCACCACCAGCTCGCCGGGCACGCCGACCGGCAGCAGCCGCAGGTCCGGGTCGACGACGTGGGCGCGGGTGTTGGCGACCGGGCGGCCGATCGTGACCGGTTCCCCGGGCAGGCACCGCGCCGCGGTCACGTCGATCGTCGCCTCGGTCGGGCCGTAGAGGTTGTGCAGCTCGCAGCCGATCCGCTCGGACACGGCCGCCGCCAGCCCGTCCGGGAGCGGCTCGCCGCTGGCGAAGATCCGGCGTACCGAGGGCAGCTCGCCGACAGGCGTGTCGAGGAAGGCGCGCAGCATCGACGGCACGAAGTGCAGCGTGGTGACGCCGTGCTCGGCGATCGCCGCGGCCAGGTACGCCGGGTCCCGGTGCCCGCCGGGGCGGGCGACGACGAGCGTCGCGCCGGTGATAAGCGGCCAGAACAGCTCCCAGACCGAGACGTCGAAGCCGTACGGGGTCTTGTGCAGCACCCGGTCGGTGGCGTCGAGCGGGTACTCGCGCTGCATCCAGGCCAGCCGGTTCACGAGCGCGCGGTGGGTGATCACGACGCCCTTGGGCGGGCCGGTCGAGCCGGAGGTGTGCAGCACGTACGCCGGGTGCTCCGGGTCGGGGTCGCCGAGCGGCGGCCCGTGCGGGGCGGTGCCGTCCACGTCGGGCCGGAGCACCGTGCGGGTGGCGGTGCCGACGCTGTCCCGGTCGGTCACCACGACCCGTACCGCGGCGTCGGTGAGCAGCTGCTCCAGCCGCTGCGGCGGGCTCTCGGTGTCGAGCGGCAGGTAGGCGCCGCCGGCGGTGAGCACGGCCAGCAGCGCGGTCACCAGGTCCGGGCCGCGCTCCAGGCACACCCCGACCACCGACTCGGGGCCGACGCCGGCCGCGCGCAGCCGGAGCGCCAGCGCGGTGACGCGGGCGTCGAGCTCGGCGTACGACAGGCTCCGCTCCGCCGTCCGAACGGCCACCGCGTCCCCGGTGGCGGCCACCTGGGCCCGGAACAGCGCGGGCAGCGTGGTGGCCGGCACGTCGGTCGCGGTGTCGTTCCAGCCGTCGAGCAGCTGCTCGCGCTCGGCCGGCGGGAGGATGTCGACGTCGGCCAGCGGGATGTCCGGGGCCGCCGCCACGCCGGCCAGCAGCCGACCGACGTGTGCGACGAAGCGCTCGATCGTGGCGCGGTCGAACAGGCTGGTGGCGTAGACCGCGGCGCCGGCGAGCGAGCCGTCCGGGCCCGGGCCCACCGACAGGGTCAGGTCGAACTTGGCGTCGGCGAACGGGATCGGCACCGACAGGACGTCCAGGCCCGGCGCCTGGAAGCCGTCCGGCCCGGCCTCCTGCCAGACGAACATGGTCGAGAAGAGCGCGGTCCGCGCGGGGTCGCGGACCGGCGCCAGCTCCTCGACGAGCTGCTCGAACGGCAGCTCCTGGTGGGCGAAGGCGTCCAGCGACGTACGGCGGACCCGCTCGACCAGTTCGCCGAACGTGGGATCGCCGGCCAGGTCGGCCCGCACCACGACGGTGTCCACGAAGAGCCCGATGAGGTCCTGCACGTCGTCGTGCCCACGGCCGGCGACCGGGGTGCCGACCGTGACGTCGGTCCGGCCGCTCCACCGCCCGAGCACGACCGCGTACGCGGCCAGCAGGACCATGAACGGCGTGGCCCGGTGGCGGCGGGCCAGTTCACCGAGGGTTGCCGCCACCTCGGCGGGCACGGTGAACGGCACGACGTCGCCGGCGGAGTCCCGTACCGCCGGCCGTGGCCGGTCGGCCGGCAGGTCCACCGGCGTGGCGCCGGCGAGCTGGCGGCGCCAGTACGGCAGCTGGGTCTCGCGCAGCTCGGCGGTCCGCTGCCGCTGCCAGGCGGCCACGTCGGCGTACTGCGCGGGCAGCGGGGGGAGGTCGGCCGGGCGACCGTCGAGCGCGGCGGTGTAGCGGTGGTGCAGCTCGTCGAGCAGCAGGCCCTCCGACCAGAGGTCCATGGCGATGTGGTGGGTCGTGAGCAGCAGCAGGTGCTGGTCGGGTTCCCGCCGGACGAGCAGGGCGCGGAAAACCGGCCCGGCGGCCAGGTCGATCGGCTCGCGGTCGACGGAGACGAGCCGGTTGAGCAACCCGCACTGGGTGTCGCCGTCCAGGTGGGTGAGGTCGCGGATCGGCAGGGGGACCGGGGCGGGCGGGTCGATCAGCTGCACCGGCTCGCCGTCGGGGCCGACCGGGTAGCGGGTGCGCAGCACCTCGTGCCGGGCCACCAACCCGTCCAGCGCGGCCCGCAGCGCGTCGAGGTCCAGCCGGCTGCCCGGCCGGTCGGTCATGTGCAGCGCGATCTGCACCAGGTACTCGACGCCGCCGGGGCGCAGCCGGTCGAGGATCCACAGCCGGCGCTGGGCGTACGACAGCGGTGGCGGGTCCGCCCGCGACGCCGGGGGGATGCCCGGCTCGGGGAGCGGCTCGAGGCCGAGCAGCCGGCGCTCCAGCAGCTTCTCGTGCGGGGTGGGCGACTCCAGCATCTCGGTCATCGGGTTCCTTCCCGGGCGGCTCGGGACAGCAGGTCCTGCACCTGGCTGTCGGAGAGTCGGCTGACGTCGGCGCGGACCGCGGCGGTGACCACGGCCGCGAGTCCGGCCACGGAGGTGGCCTCGAACAGGACCTGCAGGGGGAGATCGACGGCGAACGTCCGCCGCAGCGCGGTACGCACCCGGGCGACCAGCAGCGAGTGGCCGCCGAGGTCGAAGAAGTCGTCGTCGGCGGCGATGTCGTCGACGCCGAGCAGCCGCGACCAGATCCCGGCGACGACCTGCTCGACCGGGCCGGCCGGGGCGGGTGCCGGCGGAACGGGGGCACCCGCCGGCACCGCCGCAGTAGCCGGCACGCCCGGCGCGCCGGGCGCCGGGGCCAGCCGGACCGCCCGGGCCTCCGGTTCGCGGGTCGACCGCTCCAACAGCGCCACGTAGTCCTCGGCGAGCCGGAGCATCGTCGTCCGGTCGAACAGGCCGCCGGCGTACTCGAGAACGCACCGCAGGTCGCCGGCCGCGGTGCGGCAGACCGTGAAGACCAGGTCGAACTTGGCGTCGGTGGCGTTCATGGGCAGCGGCCACACCGTGGCGCCGCCGAGCGTGCCGGGCGTCTCCGCCGTGTGCAGGACCTGGAACATGATCTCGAACAGCGGGTTGCGGGCGGGGTCGCGGCGGGGCCGGACCGCCGCCACGACTTCCTCGAACGGCACGTCGTTGTGCAGGAGCGCGGCCAGCACCGTCGTGCGCACCCGGTCCAGCACCTCGGTGAACGACGGTGCGCCCGCCAGGTCGGTCCGCAGCACCAGGGTGTTGACGAAGAAGCCGATCAGGTCCTCGGTCTCCGGCACGTCCCGCCCGGCGGCGGGCATCCCGACGGCGATGTCGGTGCGGCCGGTCCGGTGCGCCAGCAGCACCTGGAAGGCGGCAAGCAGCGTCATGAACGCGGTCGTGCCGTACCGCTCGCCGGCGGCGGCGACCAGCCGGGCGACGTGCCGCGGCACGTCCACGGCGAGCATGTCGCCGCTGGGGTCGCGGCGGGTGCCGCGCGGGCGGTCGGTGGGC is drawn from Micromonospora sp. NBC_01740 and contains these coding sequences:
- a CDS encoding non-ribosomal peptide synthetase, with product MTEMLESPTPHEKLLERRLLGLEPLPEPGIPPASRADPPPLSYAQRRLWILDRLRPGGVEYLVQIALHMTDRPGSRLDLDALRAALDGLVARHEVLRTRYPVGPDGEPVQLIDPPAPVPLPIRDLTHLDGDTQCGLLNRLVSVDREPIDLAAGPVFRALLVRREPDQHLLLLTTHHIAMDLWSEGLLLDELHHRYTAALDGRPADLPPLPAQYADVAAWQRQRTAELRETQLPYWRRQLAGATPVDLPADRPRPAVRDSAGDVVPFTVPAEVAATLGELARRHRATPFMVLLAAYAVVLGRWSGRTDVTVGTPVAGRGHDDVQDLIGLFVDTVVVRADLAGDPTFGELVERVRRTSLDAFAHQELPFEQLVEELAPVRDPARTALFSTMFVWQEAGPDGFQAPGLDVLSVPIPFADAKFDLTLSVGPGPDGSLAGAAVYATSLFDRATIERFVAHVGRLLAGVAAAPDIPLADVDILPPAEREQLLDGWNDTATDVPATTLPALFRAQVAATGDAVAVRTAERSLSYAELDARVTALALRLRAAGVGPESVVGVCLERGPDLVTALLAVLTAGGAYLPLDTESPPQRLEQLLTDAAVRVVVTDRDSVGTATRTVLRPDVDGTAPHGPPLGDPDPEHPAYVLHTSGSTGPPKGVVITHRALVNRLAWMQREYPLDATDRVLHKTPYGFDVSVWELFWPLITGATLVVARPGGHRDPAYLAAAIAEHGVTTLHFVPSMLRAFLDTPVGELPSVRRIFASGEPLPDGLAAAVSERIGCELHNLYGPTEATIDVTAARCLPGEPVTIGRPVANTRAHVVDPDLRLLPVGVPGELVVAGVQLARGYLGRPAHTADRFVPDPFGTRPGDRLYRTGDLARHRADGTIEYLGRLDRQVKLHGHRIEPGEVEAVLTAHPDVAAAVVTVHDDRLVAYLVGPAAEAGAGQVGPAVDRDGVAAYARARLPRQLVPARWVVLDALPLTAAGKVDHRALPAPPSGAPPAAEAPRTPLERTIARAVADALGVDAVGRHDAFFAHGGDSIRAIRAVGALRAAGLPVSVHDLFSHATVAELAELVGARAPEQPAEVTEQPVVAPFALLSEADRALLPPGLVDAYPMGEIQAGMVYEMLAAQRPVYVNVSCYRIEDETPFDLADLQAAAALLVRRHEILRTSFALAGYTRPLQLVHRTAELPVDLDDLRDLPPAERRQVLDEFLLAQRAAPFDLAVPPLLRYTVHQTGEREWWLTHVECHAILDGWSHTSVIAELLGYYRTLRRGGVPRPAPLPAVRFADFVAAEQESLRSAADRDFWTATITAADKLEIPAEWGGQADGAEGPAGADDAPDQVVVEYADLEPALRRLAADAGASLKSVLHAAHLTAWGVVTGRQRFFTGLVGNGRPERLRGDEVIGMYLNTVPFPADLTAASWPELVRAVFAREARMWPHRRYPMAAMRRDGRHASALVDVSFTYLDFHMLDWSAGIDLEADFSPSEQPFSAVSFPGHLRLLGRPSRIGRPYLELVGRTYRQVLASMAASAAGPGAARDPGAGPDATPAVSPSPSPSPRTVTLAPADRERVLVDPNRTDRAFPTDEPVHRLIERQARSAPTAVALRQGVVKVYYAELELRANRLAHRLRALGVGPGTVVGICLPRTPDLAVCVLAVLKAGGAFLPLDPAYPVERLRFMLDDTAAAVLLAAGRLPAGLVQAGPAGVPTVDVTDESAQLDMPVTAPEVTVAPDDLAYVTYTSGSTGRPKGVAVPHRALLNLRHAQQEVFDVRPGDRMLQFFSVGFDASVSELVAALTAGAELVLPEPDRDPGDLRAEAATLTHLFLPPSMLSRLDPADFPRLRVTLVGGEACPAGQADRWARHAAFVNLYGPTEACVAATYAPVAPGSPDRMPSIGTPLANVRCHVLDADGRPLPAGVRGELHVAGAGLARGYLGRPALTADRFVPDPFGPPGSRMYRTGDVVSRAADDSLRFHGRGDQQVSVRGFRIELGEVEHALEAHPSVAAAAVAVAAAGTEEATLVAFVRLTAGSCGAAPSPAELREHVRRQLPAHMVPTRCHVVGQFPVTASGKVDRAALIAAEPKPAAAQIAPVAPRTPLEQTIADAWAQVLRLDRVGIDDDFFDLGGHSMAMMRVISLLRESHGVELTFRAFLEHQTVARLAAAITDGAVGGPEAPAAPGSRNRALLWLRRGSATPLFCIHPGGGSAHWFQRFLPYLDPQLPLAAFEWPKPHGDHATIPTAAEMARRHFDELRAAQPHGPYRLFSWCGGSTIAAELATLLLDAGEEVTFMLLDPVLDAQTRPKFYEQMGFVRRLEKLVLEIDRGGPEADTPERRAEIMDLYERVANDIDEKEGMALPERGVGAAWPRMVRVWRESLQALIEYPNPRYAGKLHLIASDALANGQHVVSSGQTFADYLERWEELIGGGIELHRVPGDHIGIMKPPLLVHLTDVISAVLAGSR
- a CDS encoding amino acid adenylation domain-containing protein; translation: MTTTPGRPSTDPAVPRPAASDPAAQQRAWNATARAYAADGPVHRLFEEQARLRPHAVAVRWAGGALSFAELDRLANRLAWALRDQGVGPETPVGIRVPRGPLLAVAVYGVLKAGGCYVPVEPALPAERAHTLLAEAGVRLLVGTAGEDGWPAPPQVRTVPADAPVPDHRELRSPEPGTGADSTAYVVFTSGSTGRPNGVAVAHRSLHNLFAWCRRTHGFGPHDLGLSVTSLGFDLSVFDLLGLPAYGAGVYVADDAQRCDPELLLDVLLREPVTYWNSAPTTLAHLAPLLGGHRGAAGTGHLRLVYLSGDYTPLTLPDEVRSVFTGATIVSLGGATEATVWSNWFEVGAVDPAWRSIPYGRPIDNAQYWVVDEDLRPCPVGVPGDLLIGGDVLALGYHRQPELTRQRFVPDTLGPDPRGRLYRTGDRASFGSDGVLTFLGRVDGQVKIRGARVELAEVEHRLRGHAGVKDVVALARPDRDGERALVVYVVPAPGCRPTVRELRRHVAAALPDYMVPAAVVFVDGFPATANGKLDRAALPWPARTGSTHVLGVPG
- a CDS encoding condensation domain-containing protein, which produces MPSRMPDQTNAPPPSGTRIRPVPRTGALRLSPGQERLWFLDGLHGDGTEYLVWLRMRLRGPWDPAVFARAVTAVVGRHEVLRTRYRDSDGEPVQVVDPPGPADVTVVDLTGGPDAGTRAAALLDTAAGRPFDLRREHPLRVMVVRLAPTEHLVGLTLHHIAADAWSCDVLLRDLDHAYRALAAGRPVPAPPSVQYADVAAWQRTRREAAGAAGIGYWRDQLAGLEPVLLPTDRPRGTRRDPSGDMLAVDVPRHVARLVAAAGERYGTTAFMTLLAAFQVLLAHRTGRTDIAVGMPAAGRDVPETEDLIGFFVNTLVLRTDLAGAPSFTEVLDRVRTTVLAALLHNDVPFEEVVAAVRPRRDPARNPLFEIMFQVLHTAETPGTLGGATVWPLPMNATDAKFDLVFTVCRTAAGDLRCVLEYAGGLFDRTTMLRLAEDYVALLERSTREPEARAVRLAPAPGAPGVPATAAVPAGAPVPPAPAPAGPVEQVVAGIWSRLLGVDDIAADDDFFDLGGHSLLVARVRTALRRTFAVDLPLQVLFEATSVAGLAAVVTAAVRADVSRLSDSQVQDLLSRAAREGTR